The Vigna angularis cultivar LongXiaoDou No.4 chromosome 9, ASM1680809v1, whole genome shotgun sequence DNA window TAATTGCGTGGAAATAGGTAGAAAGTGTGTGAAATTGCTTGTGATGAGAATTGCTGATGGGGGTGTTGTTTGTTTGGATTTGGAAATTCCAGCTAGTACGAAGGATTTGTTTGGCAGCCTGCAAAACTCAGATGGGGCTTTGAAACTAAGCGCTTCTGCCATGGATTTTCTTCCCCAGCTTGTGGAAAACCCCTGCATTAAGAAGCCTAATCTTAGGTGTGTGCTACAATTTTTGTTCTGTTCATTTTTTTTCGGAATTCTAAGCCATAAGGGATGGATTGGGATGAAAAAGTgggtttatttttgtttttattttctgggAAATAGTTTAGGGAatgttcaaaaataaaaaaatgaccCCAACAGTTTGAGCCTTGTGAAATTACCTGTATACCCATGCTTCCACCAAGTATTCACACAGAAAATTGTAGGAGACACCATGCGCTTGGTTTGGTGATGCCTTTTATATCTTGAAGGGTATGCAAGAATAAATGAACCAATATTTGTGAGGATCTAAATCATCTCTAGGTGATGACGATCTCTGTCATGCAGAATATGTGctttttatgaaaaacaagTGTATGCAGCTTGAAGTTTTTGGACCATTAGCTTGTGACTAGAATCATGCGGCTGAAAATTGAAGTCTTTATCCCCAATTGTACTAGATCTGTTTAATTTATGGGCATGTGTGTGTTACATCATGATTACTTCATCACATCTGCTAAATTTGTTCGGGTTCATGTACTGATAAAGTTCCTATTATGATTCTCGTACTGTAGATCAGCGGTTCCTGAATCTCCTCAAATGACAATATTCTATGCTGGAAAAATGTTGGTATTCGATGCTTTTCCTCCGGAGAAGGCAACAGAGGTGATGAAGTTGGCCACCAAGCTGGCGTTGGACAGTTCCGGCGGCGAAGAAACTCCCCCGAGTGCTCCGGTTACCACCAAAGAATTGGCTGAGACCAAAGTGCCTCAGACAAACACCTCAGAAGCCCCTAAGCCAGGAAGCCAAGGGGTTGGTTCAGGTCAGTGTCCCCCATCTGTCATGTGAACAAAGGAACCTCTAACGCATGTTCAAAGTTCAGACACTAATTCTAGCTACAACTTATTTTGTCTAAACAGATATGAGGTATCCAAGAAGAGCTTCACTTCTAAAATTtcttgagaaaagaaaagaaaggtaaTTTAGCTGTTTTCTGTTTCCTACTTTTAATCATTGAAAATGATGATCTGTGCCTTATGATATTGGTTAAAGAAGTGAAAAAGTATGAAGTTTTGATTTCAAAACCAAAAGAACTTATTTTGGAAGGTGATTACttgaaaattagtataaaacTGGTGAATTCTGGGTATGGCCCTTTATTCATTTGGGTAATTTTTTTTGAAGGTTTTTGTGTTAATAATAATGATTGAATGTTGAAACTTTGTAGGGTTAATGCGAGAGGGCCTTATCAAGTGAACAATCAGAAACCAGAGGGAAACAGTTCAGGTGGTGATCCTGAAGATCAGTCTTCTAAACAGTTTGACCTTAACTTGTAGATGTTTACTTCATCACGAACTTAGGATATACAGGCTCTGGTCAACCAAAAGCACCTAACTACATCAAAGATTGCTGAGGCCTTCATACGaatttatcatataatattatatatatttgtatgtattattattattatattatttaatcacCTAGGTCCTCTTCTGTGGACCAAACCAGAGATAAATTTTAGATTGATTAGCTTAAGAATGTTTAAAGTTACTACTGAATGCATGATTTTGATAACTTTCGATGATTACAAAGTCGTTTCTACACCTGACCCTGTCTGCATAATTTCATGTGTGGTTGTATCCTACGGGTAAAAATCTTGATTTTTTCATTCCgtctctattttttaatttatttaaaagattattattatcataattcatCGTGACTCACGGGCCAAATATATAAACTCCATGGTcggagtttgaaaaaaaaaacatttttatttttattattattttagtgtaCATGGTTTTCACTGTTGAAAAGCAAGTTCTGGTATGAAGTGATGGATggtaataataagaaaaaatgagTTGCGTGAGACAATAATGCAACGTGAAAAATGCGGATAGACACCGACTAAGAAAAATGCAAGTGGTTGTGTTGTGTTTGTCGGTATTATGGTTGGAATGAGGAATAGCACTAACACTCAAACCTTTTCCCCATATGCCTATCCTCTTTTATGCTACTCCAGGGACCAAGCTTCTATCATATATACTATTTTTAGGTACCTCACCCAACAAATTGTTGTTTATTCTCCTATTTTAcatttctacttttttttctttcaatttttttctaagtACAGCTTATTTTCaagttttgtaaaataatttacaatagaTATTTTAGATTTGTTATCATCACAGTGAATAGATATTTTAGATCCATGTAATGTAAAATATCATTGTTGGTCTCTCTCCTCCGTAAAGGAAAAATCGGACAAAAGCATGATgcaattttgttcttaaaattatcaaaatgtataattttaagaatgaaaaacgtgtgtaatttttgtatgattttaaGAAAGTCGTGTTAAGAcgaatttgaattattaaattgatataactttaattaaaaataaaaaaaaattacattgaatTCATActaaatttatatgattttagtttatattataatatactgAAATTGTATTAAGTCGAtacaatttcaaattataacaaGTTTTACAACACACAGAGGTTGTACCAAGTTGCCATCACTTTTCAGAATGAAGTTATACAAAATTGACCCAAATTGTCTTttcttgtaaatattttttaaatcttcatcattttggtaaatttgaaaagaaaattgcaCTACTTTTGTGCTTTTGTCAGAAAAATCAGCCGGTAATTATAAAGACATTAAGATGATATATAGACATATTTTTATGcattgtattattattaaaggAATTTTAGGTTTTGTTTAATCTTATAAGTAATGTAAggtttatattcatttatatgttataaattgattttttttaaatatgagaCTAAATATTaacaagaataaataaaataataaacttaattaaCAAGAATTTCTAGATTGTATTCACTtgaacataatttattattcaaaagCAACGATgcaaataaattacaaatttaaatcaTGTTTATTATTCAAAAGGAACGATGCAAAtgaattacaaatttaaatcaTGTTTGTTTGAAGTGATTTGGAAAGAATAAAAATCACTAAATAGTACgatccatttttcttttatgaaccACTAAAGTGCTTGTATTTGAagaaaattgacaaaaattgTTATCTTTACCCTCATCTAAAGTGTATTTAATTGATTCCATCTTGTAGTAAATTTGGAATTGATTCCAACATGGAGGTAATCAATTCCATTTGcgattagaattaattatagCATTAACATACCTGATTCTACATCTTGCATAAGACTTtacttgaataaaatattttttaacttatttttttctattccttaaaatattttttaccaataaatatgttttttataaatatcattttatattgttattactaataaaaatttgataatcataatttttattcactaaaacgttttttttatctataatcaAATCTTACAGAAATTTTACGTTCAAATTCATTTCAATCACAATGAATtctttcaaaaatacaaaacacaatTTACTTTCAATCCATAAACTCTCACATCGTCAAATCATCTTCGGACACACTCTtactaatattataatttgtaactCACATgccatattaaaatataaatttaactcttattcaattttaaaagcttACAAAGTCAGACTTGTACATCCCTCTTATATATACTggaaattaactttatttttaatatattagagACGTCagtacttttaattaattagctaTTAATTCTAGGATTTTATAATTGTCGTGGGTACTGCTACAATTATGACCTAAGAGTCAAACTAAAAATACAGTGTGTAGGCACGGGAATAAATCGAAATAATTCCGTACAATgcgaaattattaaaatgaatattttattagcTTTTGAGAAAGAAACATTCACAAGCGTCCACGTTTGACCACATTGCATCTTATTTCACACTCTTTCAAACGCTAAACACTCTTATGTTATGctaatttattattcaatttcacgtcttttttattttaataatgttatcTTTTGTATTGGACTTTTCTTTTTGGTGGCACCTTAGCATTAGatgtgaaagaaagaaataaagagttcagaaaaaagagaaagaaaataaaagtaataccGAGCGCAAGCAtcacatgatttttttttccttattaatTAATCTTAAGGTTTTTAATCCGTAAATTACGGTATCTTTTACCGTACTTCAGAATTACTCCAGAAATTGTAAGGGTAACGAGTAAAAGATTTAATTccgttttaattaaaaaaaattgagacgttatatatatatatatatatatatatatagggtttgTTAAGATACGTACGTAGTTTTgtttagttggtacattttagcaagaTGTATCGAATTTTAGAtaacaaaaatactcttatattatttattaagaatatttgaataatttttatttttaaaaattaaaaaatcaagaaaCCCTCAAACACTTACTCATCTCTCTCTCATCCCTCATTCCTATcaatcatttctctttcatctctctcactctgaTAATCTCTCTATATCCCCTACAGTAGCTTTAATATATATGAAgctattatattataattttattataaaaatatacttaacatcatataatattgtTCAACCATCCATATAGGTAACATCTCAACAACAAAGAGGTATCTCTATACATGCATTTTCACATGCTAACATGAATGAGGTGAtcattagaaaataataaaataaacaaaaaaaaaacatataagaaTGATAAGCTAATGTGCATAAGAATTTTtatacaatgaaaataaaattaatctcaCATACATAGTCAATCATACAAATCATTGGTAAAGACAAGCATACCATATACAATGACTTAAGCAAGACTCAATTATCCGATACAAGAATTGATGTGAAATATCAAGTACACTTGTGGTAATCTCTATTGCTCTACATAACCATTTCAATTAATTTCGCTCTACCACACAAGGTTGGTCCATTAACATATTTGGCCAAGATAAATCTCCTAGACCTCTTGCACTCTCACCACATACCACATTTTTCTATACCCGAGCTTGAATGATTATTGGAGCGACAAGATAACCTCCAATATCTAAACTCTCACATCAATGCGTACATTAACAAAACCAAATCCTAATCCTCCTCAGATAAATACCAATCATCCTTAATAACTTATAAGATCATATTAAACATACAAATCATTAAACATGGAAGATTTAAATCCCCTATTAATCCAGCTTAGTGAGATTATCCACTAGCTCAGCAAGTAATGCTTGAAAGCATACTCACCCAATGACTGGATATATTGTCTAGCGATTAGACATCTTGCCTAGTGACACAAGCATTGGAACTCATAGAGATTAAATAACTCATAATTTTCCCAACGAAGAGTTGTCATGTTCAACGACAACCAAGTCAGTGACTTTGGAGTCGCTTAGCAAGAATATCCACGCCCAACAACTGCCAAGTCAATGGCTCTCTGGCATTAGCTTTGCCCTACGACACAGTTTTGCCCCTAGAGAGTCTGCATAGTTCTGTAGATTTATGCTATTTTATGCTACCGATTCAACCTATACCACGTATAAAGTTCAAAATACACCAAATACAAATTATTACACCACATTCATAGGCTCAAATAATCACATTTGCAATACCATATAAAcaatattatcaaatttcaTTATACAACCTAATCATGCAATTTGAGGATTTAACCCCAATTTATCAAGTAAAATTCATCATACACTCAACCATTTAGGAAAATCATAGTACAATGATACAATTAGTaatttcaacatatatatataacttaaaacaGTTTCATTATCTTCCCTTACCCGTGACTCCACTCAAACGACtttaaaaataccaaaatgtcTCAAACTTCACATGATGTTTTATTTACACATAAAAACATTACAACAATGATTATGACATACCATCATGACTAATGATCAACATATACTCTCATAAAAGACCAAATGAACATATGCAAGTGAAAAAAGGCTCacatacaacaaaaaaatatttgaccCTAGAGAAATGGGTAAAATATCAACTTACTTTATTAGAGATTTTAATCCGTCATCCTTGAACAAGTCAagacttttattttcaaacaaatgaacaaaGAGGACTCCTATAAAGAAAtcaaaaaattatagaaaaatgatttatataaaaattgtgtgttttataataatgaaacaagttcataaaaatatttatttatactaattagtcttttaatattaaaataataaagttttgttatttttaaactattattaattttaaaatagcattttttaagtttatacaaattgtataaaagaaaatagattttAATGTATTgtattacattaaataaataaaataattttaattaaataatatgaaaatttcaaTTACTCTTTCGTTATATTGTAAATCATTACATTTGTATgtcttaaaattgaaatataaatacaaGCTGTTTATTACAATTACTGGAATCGAAAAAACATTTAACATGAATAtgttcactagtacaaaaatcgcgtacaacattaaatatttttggcaTTTAACTACGTATTCtcgaacgacgtcatatcaggagaccttaaattgacatcgaatttaaaaaataaatcaattttttttttgtttttttaactaattgtgatcttttttaCAACTTAGGAGAcctgaaaaacataaaaaaaatttcagttttttggtattttataaagcaataACTTTTAACAATTCGACATTAAATTAaggtcgaattttgtcaatatacaacgttaatcagtttttttttgttttttttaattaattgtgatcgttttttacaactctacgacaCGTGAAAAGCATTAAAAAATTCagattttggtattttataaagcaagaactatgaacgtgtagtgtagtatcaacaacaaacaataataaccaacaacaaactagttcaatcaaacaacaacaacaaactagttcaatcaaacaacaacaaacaagttcaacaaaaaaaacaacaaacaagttcaacaaaaaaaaaacaaaaaacaagttgaacaaataagttcttcaaaacgaaaatgaaaactaacattcaaaaggtgggttcgtcggaataaagtgttgtcacCAGTGACAGAGAAAGCATAATgtgcctatgaaggacaagaacatgaaaataatcggttaaaataaacgaaaatcatacataaagtaattaattaacatacatttgtatcaaatgaaagaaaaattacatatgatggtcgtcaaacttcattCGAGTAAAGTTTGAGAAGGGAACAGGGTCTCGAGCGCTaagataaagtaaataaattttcaatctcccgctcaaatttttattgaattcactaacgtGTGAcattatacgttgtttttgtactagttaCTATCAATATTCGTTTATCAcgttttaatttgtaaatatgtataaaaattaagaacatTAAGCTTTATTGTTCCAGTTTTTAGCTTAAAACTTGTTAGATTTTATGTCTTGACTAATAGAAGTTCACATGACTGTACACTATAACATGTGTGGTGTGGCTATATTCTTGAGTGGGTGTTTCAATGGAAATGGGAGAGTGGATAAGGGCTTTTTTTTTATCGATATATTTGTGGAGACACTCATCAACGAAGTCATGGAAAAATCAATTCAGTAGTCTTATTTACATCAACAAACCTATAAAGGAAACAATACGAGAAAATAGTAGTACTTTCCATTctatataaatactaaatattaatGGGAGTTGAGTTAAAATCacataagtaattaattttataagataatattttcaaactaaAATCTTTAAGGTTGAATTTGTAGTTATTGTTTTACTTTCTCAATTTTTAGACTCAAATTTAGATTAGTAAAACAGGCAACAAAAAAAGAGAGCAAGGAGCTTGAGGAAGATTTGTATTATGCTATACCTCATAGTTTCAATCTTTCGCTTTGTAAATTTTGGttcaattttagtttcaaaaCTTGTTTTAGTTATGGAATGGATGTTATAAATTCATTAGGTATTGagtgttttaatatttgtttctaTTGTCATTCCTCTTTTATTTTAGGTTAAGTGGtgagaatataaataaaagatgtcCTGATGTCAAATATtccataaatttaataataaatacacAATCAATTCAATCACCTACTTCATTatctcaaatttatatttataaattttgaaataaatttcataatatcAACAATTTAATGACGGTTTaactattaataattatattttgatgtaaACTAATCACCTTCAAActtaatttattgattaaaaacGATCATTTAATCTATAAGATCGAGTCATTCGGTCTTTGAGTAGTTAAATAGATGTTTTTCACTATAATACAAacctactttttattttattttattttggtaatCACTTTTGCCATGACAATCTTTACAGACATATTGTGATGATTAGGtagtattaaattttgatatataaagaatcaaaatagaaaaataattaaaaataaaattaatacgaTGAACATGTTATATATAGATTACGAGCATagttaaatgttttaaaacattAGACCTTGTCGTCCTCTGTTGCCAGCTGTAGCACTAATGTTAAGCAGAACTGGTGCTGCCTAACTCGATTATTCCAAAGAAAAAGGGGAAATTTTCactgttttcattttcattttcgcATAAACGTTGAAAAGACATGAAAAATGTGAGTTAACAAAtcttgtaaaaataatttatggatCAAATGCATAATATTGTGGAATAACTTACAGATTTACTTAAAATTGTCTAGcacacaaataatatataaaaaactgAGTATAATCACAAgtactataaataataaaaggtaCCCAGAAtaacaagaagaaaaacaagtataCATATGTAAGATTTTAATAACTTTCTTGTGACACAGTGAAAATTCCTGTCTCAAATATGACTCTAGCAATTTTTTATCCAAAATCTTAAGATCATGAATTAACagattttcatctttatatgaTGCTTCACTTTTCATTGTGAGATTTAGACTCACATTTGAATTCCCACTAATTTTCTCCCTCAAGACTGAGTTTTTTCCACATTGGTACACACCCTTTCCAACGAATATTCTTTGTTAGGAAGACTTTCGATATAGAAATCATTGTACTCATTTGAGTCTAACTTAATCACATAAGGattgatatcaatttttacaaaaactttaaaaaatgcTTTCCTAAATGAAGAGATATTTAAacgaaaaaatatttaaacggTGTTTACTCTATGTTCTTACAAAATATAAGACTATTAAGTAAGGAAAATgtctttttaacaatttttttacaacaactATGAGAAAATTCGTGATTGATGTGTTTCAAATATAATGACCAATGAAATAGTGACACATAATcaattgtcaaaaaattgttaagaaaagttgttaacatattATATTCTATTAAGTAAGTAAGTGTTgtaaaatgatatataataataaaaaaaaggaaaaagacttGTCTGGCTGCGAGTAGCAGACATGAATTTGAACattgaatataatgaaaagaagaagaaggaatattTGAAGTTTGGCTTTAGGGAGGTGGCTAATGGTAGATGGTGTAAAATGACATCATGGTCATATAAACATTTAATGATTCTGTTTGGttaatattttagttaggaCAAATGCGAcaaatgtttgt harbors:
- the LOC108346917 gene encoding jasmonate ZIM domain-containing protein 1, which gives rise to MSSFPNTVSEGRRFGKAPEKSSFSQTCSLLSQFLKEKRASGDSTLGMGGKMEPKASTKDLFGSLQNSDGALKLSASAMDFLPQLVENPCIKKPNLRSAVPESPQMTIFYAGKMLVFDAFPPEKATEVMKLATKLALDSSGGEETPPSAPVTTKELAETKVPQTNTSEAPKPGSQGVGSDMRYPRRASLLKFLEKRKERVNARGPYQVNNQKPEGNSSGGDPEDQSSKQFDLNL